GTTTTTGTCGGTGATGGTGTTTGGGATGTAAAAGCAGCCTATAAGTTGAATATTGCCTTTATTGGAATAGGTGATAATAAATTATCAAGTGTCGGCGCTACCCAAGTAATTAAAGACTTTACAAATTTAGAAGATTTTCCGAAAATATTACAATCCGCAGAAATTCCTAGATTTCCTATGAATACTATCCTCCACATTACCAAACGCCAACAATGGGAACAAGCAAAAAATCTCGGTAAATATCGTGCTGATTCGTTAGAGAGTGAAGGTTTTATACATTGCTCAAAATCAACGCAGATACTCAAAGTTGCCAAGAGATTTTTTCATAATCAAAAAGAATTGGTACTACTTTTTATTGATTCCGATCAAGTACAAGCTGAAATTCGCGATGAACCTGCTGAAATAGGAGAATTATTTCCTCATATTTATGGTGAGTTAAATATTGATGCTGTGTATCAAGTGATTGATTTTGAAGCTGGGGAAGATGGTTTATTTGAGTTACCGCAAGAAGTTATAGATTTAGAATAACGTAGACGCTTCTCTACGAGACGCTATGTGAATGGTCTATGGCAGGCTACCGCAGAGGACACGGAGGAGGAGAGACGGAAAGAATTTAAGCGATCGCTTTTTGGCTAGGGCATTTGCTACATCGAATTTGGGAAAATTCCCTTTTCACTCATCTCAAATTTGAGTAAAAATGAAATTATTTAACAACTAACATCAGATGGTTACTCTTCAACTCAGACAAATTCGAGTTCCACCAGGGCAAAGAATAATACTGGAAAATGTGAGTTGGCAAGTATTTGAAGCAATTCTCAACGAGTTAGGAGAGCATCGCGGGAGTCGAGTAGCATACAGCCAAGGAACGTTAGAAATTATGGCTCCATTACCAGAACATGAGCGATCTAAGGTAATTATCGGAGACTTGGTGAAAGCTTTGCTAGATGAACTCGATCTCAATTGGGAGTCTTTAGGTTCAACTACCTTTAAGCGAAAAGAGATAAGTGCAGGTATTGAACCCGATGATTGTTTTTATATTCAAAACTATAAGCTAATGATTGGGAAAGACAGGATTGACCTAACTATTGATCCTCCTCCTGATTTGGCAATTGAAATTGATGTCACCTCTAAAACCCAAATTAGTGCCTACGAAGCTTTGAGAGTACCTGAAATCTGGCGATATGAAAGCAAAAAGCTAGAAATTAGCTTACTGCAAGGTGAGCAATATGTAAAGTCTCTCATCAGCCCCACATTTCCTACTTTTTCTATCACAGAACTCATTCCCCAGTTTGTGGAAATGGCGCGAACGACAGGAATGAGTTCAGCACTTAGAGCGTTTCGACAATCGGTAAAAGAACAAATACAAGACAGTTAAGGCGAATAGAATAAGACTGTTGCTCAATTAACGGTGGGTTTAGTTTGACCCCTCACCCCTAAAACATTGGTTTGGCGTTGCTTTCCCACCCTGAAATAAATTTCGGGCTAATAGCTCAAGTCCGTTGAAACGGACCCAAATCAGAGTAATGAGGAATAATGGGTTAGACCCCCTATTAATTCGCCAACAGAGTCACAGAATTCGCGATTACACAAACTCTCGTCCGTAAGGTAAAATCAGGGTTTTGCCTGTGTAAACGCGGTTTCTAACTGCCCTTTTAAAGCATTTCCGCGCTTTACTTAAAGAAGGGGAATTAATCTAGAGCAATTGTGACCGAATTTAATTTACAAATCCAAGAAAATAGTGATCGCTTATCTTCTGTTATGGAGGATGCAGCACCTAGCCTACTTCCCTCCACTAATACGATACACTGCATCAACACTAAGAGCGATCGCCTCGACCGCTTCCTTTCACAAGAATTACCAGACTTATCTCGTTCCCGCATCCAACAGTTAATTGAACAGGGTAATGTCCAACTTAACGATCAAGTTTGCACATCTAAGAAGATCAATGTCAAGTTAGGCGATCGCATCACTCTGGAAATACCAGAAGTCCAACCCTTGGAACTGCTTGCAGAAGATATCCCTTTAGATATCCTCTACGAAGACGATCAATTACTTATTCTCAACAAACCCGCAGGTTTAGTTGTCCATCCTGCGCCCGGTCATCCAGATGGCACTTTGGTAAATGCTTTATTGGCACACTGTCCCAATTTACCAGGAATTGGCGGAGTCCAACGTCCAGGAATCGTCCATCGATTGGATAAGGATACAACAGGAGCGATCGCGATCGCTAAAACAGATATTGCCCATCGTCATTTACAAGCGCAACTCAAAGCTAAAACTGCACGGCGAGAATACTTGGGTGTAGTTTACGGTGCGCCAAAAACTGAAAGTGGCACTATAGATTTACCCATTGGTCGCCATCCCCAAGACCGCAAGAAAATGGCGATTATACCTGTTGAACAAGGCGGACGAGTCGCCGTCACTCACTGGCAAGTACTAGAACGTCTTGGTAACTTCACCTTAATTCACTTTCAATTAGAAACTGGACGCACCCATCAAATTCGCGTCCACAGTGGCAAAATGGGACATCCAATTGTTGGCGACCGAGTTTATAGTTCTGGCCATTCAGTAGGGGTAAATTTGCCCGGACAAGCACTCCATGCTTGGCGACTAAAATTGCAGCACCCCCTATCTGGGGAGTTGATTGAGGTGACAGCGACTCCTCCCGCCCACTTTACAAAACTTTTGGAGATGCTCAAAAGACGAACGACACTTTAAGGAACGTGGATTAAATAAAATGCAAAACTTCATCCTGTCTCTAGCTTCCCTTTCCAATATATCGGCTACAGTGTACACACAAGTCGTATCTGCAAGGGTTTCAAGCTTTATAGACCTAATAAATTGTCATTACGAGCGAAGCGAAGTAATCGCATAATCTCGTAGTTAAAGCGATTGTTTGTCTACGACACGCACTCGCGTTCATCGTTCCTCCTCTCTACGAGACGCACTCGCGTTTACAATGACAGGCTTTCGGAGCGATCGCACAATCTATTGCTAGATGACGAAACCAAGTACTAGGGGGAATTTTAAGACTTGTGTGTACACCGTAGCCTTTATAAGGAGAGGGATTGAGGGTGAGGTAAACCAGGGACACCAAAAATCAAGTTGAACCTAATGAAGTTCAGTTCCATCCTTACGGAGCAGATAGCGATCGCTAATCAACTTCAAGACTACTCTACCTATTTCTGGATGCGTTTTCTCAATGACTGGTTGCACAATAACGCCTTCCATGATGCAGTCGGGACTGACTACACTATTGGCATTATTGAATTGAGACACCGCTTCCCAAGTGTAAGCACCGATATAAAGCGCAGGTACTCTCGGCAAAGCAAATTCCTCGCAAAAATCCACAAAATCGCTGTAATTAAGAAAATAACTGCCGCGACGCACAGCAAATATAGCAATTCCAATATTCCCATTATTCAAGCCATATTTGATATCTTGTACGCCGTAGATTTCTCCAAAAATCTGAGTTCCTGGTGGAAGTTTCTGGAAAGCCTCGTTTTCGTTGTAAGCACGAATATAAACTAATCTTTTGTTGACTTCGCTGTTTTTCCAGAAGTAATTATGGCTGCCAATTTTAGTTGTGCCATCAGCATCAACTAAGACAGTGAAGTTAGTTCCGTGCAATTTCTCTGTTACAACAACTTCTTCACCTTCAATGAGGATTAATGCTGTTGATTTTGACAACTTCAACTTTAAAAATACTCATATCTCAATTACAAACTAGTAATTATTTGTTGATAATTTGTCCAAGCTTCCCAGAAAATATAAATTGATAGTATTCCTAGAAAAATACGCAGAACTAAACTCACAGTGTAATCTGGTAGTTTTGGCAATGTGCGAGTACTCATCTGAACGCCTAAAAGACCGCCACATCCTAAAACTATACCTTGAGCAAACAGAATATTTCCCTCTAATGTGTGTCCTGTGCAGGCAGCTAAACCAGTGATGACAATCACACCTAAACTAGTTTGAATTGCTACTTTAATTTCTTCTCCCAATAGCAACATTTGCAAAGGCACCATAATCGTGCCGCCACCTAAACCAAACAAACCTGCTAAAATTCCTGCTGCTCCCCCAGTGCCAATTTTAGAAACTAATGGGTTAAATATTGGGGATGTATTCTCTATTTTCTTAAAGGCTAGTTGCTTACGAAGCTCAATCAGATAGATATTAGTAAGTAGTATGATGCCAAATGTAAAGAGTATTATATAGGATGGAATTTTATTGGCGAAATATACACCTATTCCAGTAGTTAGAAAAGCTGGAATTCCTAAATAGATTACTCGTTTGAAGTCAAAGTAGCCCATCCACCAATTTTGCAAACTTCCAGAGATTGAAGTAATTACAATAGCAAGGCTACTAGTAGCGATCGCCTGAACGGGAGTATAACCTAGTGTGACTAAAAGAGGAATCGTGATAATACCCCCACCTATTCCTAAAAGTCCAGCGATGACTCCCGATATTAAACCCCCACTCACTAAAATCAACCAACTAAAATCAATCATAAATAATTCTTTTTCTAGAGACTGACTTGGTGTGATTAACCTTGTACTATCACCGGATGGCTAACAACACCTCCGTAGAGCAATCCAGAATTATTCCACGGAACTGTAATCGGTTGTGTATTACCTAAATTGTCAGTAGCACGAGCCTGGAGAAAATATTCCCCAGGAAGTGGGTTCCATTCAATGTCCCAGCGTACCCATGCAAATGGAAAATTGGGTTCTCTCAGTCGTGCAAATTGCCAAGTTTTGCCGCCATCCAGGCTGACTTCTACACGTGCAATCTTTCCTTTCCCAGACCAAGAACGTCCACGTAGTAAGTGGGTTTTAGCAGAAAGTGTAGCTGGCCAAGCCAACTCAAAAGCGCTCTTAACATTTTGATAGGTAATCAGCTTACCTTTATATGGTGCGATCGCTGGGTAGTCTGCACCAACTAGCACCATCTGTTCTGTCACCCACTGGGTATATATCGGTGTTTCAGAAACCTCAATCCGCTCAATCCATTTAACGTTGGCGTTTCCTCCCCAACCAGGGAATAAGACACGGCACGGCTGACCATGATCTGGAGGTAATGGTTCTCCATTCATTGCGTAGACGACGAGCGAGTTATCTGCTAATGCTTTGCTAATTGGAACTACATTGCTGAACTTGGATTTATTTGTCTCTTTTGAGTCCAGCGAATCTACATCTGCACCCTCAACGAGTACATCTTTTGCTGTAGATTTCAATCCAGCCCGCTCTAATAACATACCAAGTGGTACACCAGTCCACTCAGCCACACCAATCGCCCCAAGCCTCCACCGTGTTCCAGGAAGTGGTGTGTTGTAAGCTTCTTCAAAGAAGCGCCGACCATTAGCAGCACACTCAATGGCACAAGTGACTGAGACGGATGGCATGGCGATGATTTCATCGTAAGTAAACTCGCAAGGTGCAGAAACACCAGTTCCATGAATTTGCAAACGCCACGTAGACGGGTCAAATGGGGGAGGTGTACTGCGGTTGTGAACATAGAACCAATCGTTTGGTACTAAATAACCACGCCCATACATCGCTTCCCAGTTCATCTCTAATGTGCCTTTGCTATGAGAGATATACCCTGGTGGCAATGGTTTAAGTATTTTGCTGCCTTTAGTTTTAATAGCTGCCTGACTGTGAGCAGACGAAGGTTTAGCTAATCCCCCAATGGCTGTTGCGCCAACCATAGTAGCTAGTATTTTCAGAAAGCGCTGGCGCGAAATACCCGCAGCTGTACTTTTTTGCCAAATACACTGTTCAACCCGCGTTTGTACATAATCCTCTTGATCAAAGAGGTTTTCATCGCTCAAGCTATTACCCCCTTTTAATTCAATACGCTTGGGTTAAAGATTATTGGTCTTTCAAGACGCGATAAATCGCGTCTCTACATGAAAGTTTTGGATTTATTTGAACGGTATGTATTGCTTTTTAATTCGTAATTCGTAATTTAAGATACACAGAATAAGGCTTGATAAAGGAGCAGGGGAGAAGCAAGCGAGCAGGGAGCAGGAAGAAAAATTTTCCCCTCCGCCCCCCGCACCCTGCCCCTCTGCCTCTTTTCAATGCCCAATACCCTAAAAAACTAGCTATTTATGGCTGTCCAAACACCAGTTATCTGATCTTGTGTGTAGTTGGGCAAATAGTGAGCCAATCCGTTTTTAGCTATTTGAGCGATCGCATTTATAAAGCGATCGCAGTCTTCTAATGTATTATATACAGCAAAGCTGGCTCGGATAATACTAGGAATGTTGCGCGTAATTCCTCTGTCTACTTCCTGAGCAATTTCGGAGTCTTGTTCGTCTGAAATATTCTTGAGTTTGCGAATGTATTCATACGTGCAAAAAGCCCCAGCCCGAACGCCAATGCCGTATTCTTGTGCCAGAATCTCTGCTACTAAGCGTCCGTCAAACCCATCAATATCAAAGGGGATAACATGGGCTAAATTATCTCCGGGAATATGCATCTTGACACCAGTAATCATCCCCAGCCGTGTATATGTGAATTCAACTAAAGAGTGTTCATATTGAGCAATGCGATCGCGTCCTACTGCTTCGATAATTTCAATCGCTTTGGCAATGGCGATCGCACCCATTGCGTTTGGTGTTCCAGGATCGTGGGCCCGTTCTGTATAAAAACGCTTGATCTCCAGGTTTCTGGTGATATAAGGCAGGTTTCCACCGCCAATTTGATAAGGGTAGGAGCTATCAAAAAATTCTTTTGGCCCTAGCAAAACCCCGGTTCCATAGGGAGCATACATCTTGTGTCCAGAGAAAGCCACAAAATCTAAATGACATGGGTCATCATCAGCACGCATATCTACTCGTTCATGCTGAATTAACTGACACACGTCAGCAAATATCTTCGCACCATACCGATGTGCTAAAGCTGCAATCTCGTAAATCGGAGGTCTATAACCTGTAATTGTCGAAGCACCTGTAATAGTTACTAACTTAATTTGCTCGGCTTCGGGGAGATTTTGGTGTGCTTTGAAGATATCTTCAATTTCTGCAACACTTACACTTCCATCTGGCTGAGTTCTGTACTGCACAACTTCGTCCCTAGTCACCCAAGGCAGTAGGTTGGATGAATGCTCAATATCAGAAACTAAGATTTTCCCCGGTTTTTTTGCCCAAAGTGTCGCAGCTCCATTAATTGCTTCTGTTGTATTCTTCGCAAAGATTACATAGTTGTCTAAAGATGATCCTACAAAGTCTCGAATGATGTTTCGGCTAGCGTCATATTCTCGTGTAGTGATGATGGACTTTTGCCCAGAACCTCGATGCACGCTGCCATAAGTGTCAAGCATTTCATCGATATGCTGCTTGACAGTTGCAAAGGGAGTGGTTGTAGCTCCATTATCCAAGTTTACGTACTTGACATTGTTTCCGTTGAGAGTTTTAACCTTGAAAGATAGAGACTCTTCTGTAAATAACGGACTGATTTCTTTGTCCCAAAAACTGTCAAAATTTTCTGACAACAGCGATAGTTTGGCAGCTTCTTGCTTGATATTTGCACCCATTGCAAGTATGTCGGTCATCTTTAGCACCCCTATTTTAAAATTGAATTTTTTGGACAAGCCTAACTGCCATAACGCTTTATTTCATGCCACAATCATCTTAATGGCAGTAATCATAGTCTTTATAACTACTTTATTACTAGTGGAAAACTCGGTTACATAAATTATTCTTTAACAAAATGATTAAAAATGGTATCCATATTAATACTTAATTATTATATTTACACTGTTAATAAAAATACAGTGTAAATATTGTTTGTAAGTAGTTAAGTATACTTTAAACAATTTTCTTGTAGTCATTAAACAAACTTGACGCATTGAAGGCAAGTTGAGAGAAAAACCCCTCACGAACTAAACCGATAATTGCTTACTAGAACTGCATTTACCCAGATAAAAGCCAGTACTAAGTTGTGATTACTCTTTAAAAAAGTTTCATTAATACACTTAGGTGTATTATTACTTCTTCAATAACTCTTTATAAGTATTTATTCGTGGTCAGCAGAATTTCCTAACATTCTAGTTCTGGCAGAGGCTCTTAGTTGTTTGCTGACAATTAAATAGCGATTTTCCAGCCGGAGGTAGAGACGGCGATTTATCGCGTATAGAAAACCTAAAATTTTTGCCAGTAGCCCTTAACCCAACCGTATTGTTACAGAATCATCATTGAATAGAAGATACTTGTACTGAGATATATCCTAAGTAATAAATAAGTCAGTATATAAATGTCTTTTTAAGTACATTTATTATTTATTTCTAAAGACAGATGCGGTTTTGAATAATAAAGTATATGTTTAGGCAGTTTTTTCACATAGAAAAACTTTATCAGCCAATACAATTTAGTTCTTAAGAGAACTCCACAAAATAAATGATCCAAAACCCGTTATTGCGTTCGCCCTTGGCGTTCCCGTTGGCGTAGCCTCTCGTAGAGAAGGGTACGAAGCAAAGCAATCGCAGGGATTGAGATTGCTTTGCTTCGCTCTCTACGAGACACTACGCCAACGCAATGACAACTGGGCATTTTTTTACTTGGAGTATTCTAACTATCGGGTTTCTCCTCTCTCTTGCCTATCCTCAAAGATCGCCGGAGTTCCCCTTCTATCTATCCTTGACGGGAAAGAGCATCATAGTGTTATAACGGCATCAGTCTAGATACAAAATGGGGAACACCAATTGATAATTAATTGCTGGTGCTTGGAGAGAGTTAAACTTAGCTTCTAGAGCAAACCCTGATTAGACAGAGTTGATAAGCAATGCTAATGCCAGCACTGCTGAATATTTTTAAGCAGGTGAGTCAAGAGTGATGAATGAAGCTGACACCTCAAATAAGGGGGCTGTGATGGAATCCCTAAATTCTGCTAATTCGCCACAATCAGAACAGGCGAGTTGTCCCTTTTACTCAGTTGTGCCTAATGACAATCATATGGCAGTTAAAAAGCTGCCACTCCTCATGCCAGCTGAAGATACACAATTTTCACAAGATACCACCCAGCAGGACTGGGTTGCAGAGCCGGAAATCGGCAAACAAGCACTTATTGACTCGGAGTTTCAAAACCTGCTGGCATTGAACGAAGAATTACGTGCGGCTAACAATAAATTGTATGAACAAGTGGAGCAGCTAAAAGATAACCTAGCTGAGTCAGAAAAGGTTTTGCAGTGGCAGAAAACGCGCTCCAGCGTTAGTGAGTCAATGCTCAACCAACATACTCAGGAACTCGCTGCCGCTCAAGAACAGATAAAATCTCTATTTCAACAATTAGAAATCGCTGTACAAACTATTCAACGCCAGGAAATTTTCACTGATACTTATAAAGCACAACTGCAAATTAGCCAACAACGCCTTGCCCAGTTAGAGCGAGAATGTACGTTGCTACACACTAACAACAACGAACAGTCTGAGCAGCTATTGCAGTCAGAAAATGTTTGTCGGGAATTACGTACTAGACTGATGCGACAACAACGCCAAACGCTGCAATTTAAAGCAGCTTTGGAAAAATGTCTAGATACATCGGTTCCTAGCTATGACTCCCTAGAGGATGCGGCAAAACATCCTAAAGACATAACTAGTAGCCAAGGAAGATTCTCCAGAAAAGCTCGGTCTTTGTTTCCTAATGCACAGCCAATTAAACCTTGGTCAGCAGAAGCAGAATCCTTGAGTAACGATCTAGATAATTCTTGGGGCGAACCTTCAGCACCAATTCCATTCCAAAGAAATGAAGCCCCACCGACGCCCTCATCTCCTTGGAACTGGACAGTTAAGAAAGACACACCGACACCAACACAACCAGAGCCATCTCCAGAAGTTAATGATTCCCCAAATACAGCGGAAGCTGTTTCATCTTCGTCGGGTTCATCAAATTTAGATCAGCAATTAGATAGTCTAATTCAAATGTTTTTCACCTCCCAGCCCGCATCTGCATCACCACCATCTGCTGCAAAAACGGATGTAGGTGATGCGCCTATCTGGGATACTTTAGCAACAATCTTAGAAGACGATGAGGAACTAGAAAATCCGCAGAAGGAGCAGCTAGAAGCAGAAATTAATCCTCCTGTAACTACCTCCACTTCTTGGACAACTGATTCTGTGCTTTCACCAGCAAATAATTTAGTGGTTCCCTCTACTCCAACTCACACCGAAACGCCAGTTGGAGAAGCTGAAGACTACTGGTCAGAAGTTTCACAATTGACGAGTTTGGAATTGTCAACAACTGATTTGTCTCTAGATTCATCAGGTGATAACACCAATGATGCCAATTCACCTTCACCAGTGGTTTATCCCCAGCGTCCACCCAAGGGGCGTAAGTCATTGGCATCTGTGGAACTACCGAATTTTCGCCCTAAGAGTTAAGAGAGACGCGATTAATCGCGTCTATACAAGAGTTGGGAGTAATAAAGTGACTAATGACTAATTCTTGCTTCTGACTTCGGAATTATGGCTTCTGGGTTGGTTTTTACAACTTGACTGCGCGATCGCGGTTTGCCTGTAGCGATCGCATAATTAATCGCCAATAGCCACAGCCACAAGCCTGGATTCCGGGGTTCTAGCCAAAAACCTACCCGATTCAAGAAACCCTCAAACCACGGACTCAGCAAAGCGCTAACTAGGGCATGACGACCGAAGTTGAAATAACTACCAAGCCATCGCACTAAATCTCTAGGGCCAGCAAGTTCCCAAATCCATAAAAGCAAGGCAGGATTTTTCCTGGCGGCTTTCAGTGCTAGGCGGTTAAAGGTTAACCAATCACACTTATCTTTGATGAAATTATCTGCCACTTCTAGCGGTTCGTCTGCTAACAATCCAAAAAAGGTGTTGAGCATGGCGTTAATCCGTTGCGGTGGTAAAAATTTCCCTGTGGGCACCATCATGCCTTTGGAAAATAGCCAAGTTACGGAAACGTTGCTTTGATAAGCGCGAATTTGGTTCAAGTGTCGGAAACTTAACAAGTCATGTTTGAGAGCAATATCCAACAGTGTTGTTAAACGCTCTAAGTTACGAACTAGGGAACCAAAACCAGTGAAGACCAGGGGAGATTGGAGTGATGCCGCATCACCGATCGCCATCAATCGATCGAAGGCAACTGTGCGATCGCTACTTCCGATACTAAAATGCCCCGGTATATACCCAAATGTCGGTTTCTTCCAGACCAATTTGTCCATATCGCACCTGCGATATTCTGGCAAAATCGTGAAAAAGTCCTCGTACATCTCTAGCAAGGAACCAGGATTTTCAGCATTGACTTCGTGGTAATGAAATAAATAAATCGTCAGTTCATCACCTGCTCCAGGAAACAATTCCCAAATTAACTGCCTTCCCCGCGAAATATCCCCATGACTGTAAAGAACGTCTCCATATTGGGAATCCCATACTCCTGGCTCAAATCCGCTCTCAATTGCTGCTCCCACTGTCGGACAGACACTATCAAAAGCACGACCACCATTTAATTGCCAAGCAATGGGCGATGCAGTTCCCATTGCATCAATTAGCAGTCGTCCACTTACTTGTTTTTCAATCTGACTGGGTAAGTGCTTGACTTTCAAAATGACTTGTGATATATCAATATCTGCACGGATAAATTCTGTTTCATCCCAGATTTCGCCACCTGCGGCTTGCAGCTTTTGCCCACACATTTGGAGCCATTTTTCGGAATCCAAGCCTAAATTTAGGACTGTGGGCGTGTGGAGGACGGGCGATCGCAGTTTGGCTGGATTATTCGCATCAAAAAACTTATTGAATCCATCTTTGTATTCCCTGGCAATGATGGTTTCTAACTCAGCGGGGGTGACTAAACCCAGGTTAACCAAGCTTTGAATCTCATCGCGCGAAATATTCCATTCTCGGTTCATCCGCCCAAAGGGCATTCGTTCCACCAGCAGGACTTTATATCCCAGTTTTGCCATCAGTGCTGCATGAATCGCACCTAATGCGCCGCCGATATAAATGATGTCGTAGTGGGGATTGGGGACTGGCGATTGGGTATTGGGATGATCTTTTTCCCAGTCCCCAGTCCGTAGTCCCCAGTCTCCTTTACCAGAAAACACAACCTGACGCGGCTGCTGCGGATTCCGTACCCCTTCGCGCCATCGTTGTTCCCACCAATAGGCACGTGTGAGGTCATATTCACCATTGGGCATTTTCTGAAAATACTTGACGGTGAGGGGGTAAGCAGACGATAGCGTAGCAAAAATCGATTGCTGGGATAAATCAATCGCTGGCGGTTCTGGGTAATGATGCGGAAAACGGCTTCTGATTTCTTTGGTTAAGTGTCGCAGAATTTGTCCCTCTCCAGGAAAGGGTTGTTCTGCCCAACGAAACACTTTCAGATAGGTAGTTCGTTGCACTGACCAGACAAATACCGAAAGTTCCGCAGGCAAGTTTTCGGAAAGAGCCTTGCCAGCAGGTGTAGTAGCACTAGGTATTTTGAGGCGAAAGCCTTCCGAGGTAAGCAATTTTTCCCCATTTCCAAGTTCAAAATCTGTTTGTAGCCAGCTACGCACAGTTGCCATATCTGGGGTTGGAATTTCTAAATAAAGGATTTCTCTCATCGTTTCCTGACATCTCCGATCAATCTACTCACTAAGACAGATTTTCTTCAGGCACAAAGTAAGGTACACTCCGCCCTATTAGTTTGGTAAAGATTCAGTGAAGAAATTTTAAGAATTTATTGAATTTATTGTTCATTTTGTATTTCTGTAAACCCACGCCATGAATTATCCCATTCCAGACAGTCCCCAGGAAATTTTTGCTCTGCGACAACAGCCGATTGATGAAGAATTAGTTGCTGCTGCGATCGCTGGAGTAATTAAAGTTGTCCGCGCTCAGGGTCAATCTTTGGAAGAATTAACCGCTCAGTTACTAGCAGATGATCCACTGCTGGATCAGCAGCAGCGTCGCTGGTTGAGCCAATTAGTTGCCCAATCATGGGAAAAGTTCTCCTAAAACCTTTTATTATGATGAAGTTTTGGTCGCAGCATGAGATTTCTCTGTTTGCACCTAAATATTAGCGATTACATTTTAGGTATAGAAGCAACAATAGTTATCAATATGAGATTGTTGACATACTCCCCGGCGTGAACGCACGGAGATTCTGGATTAATAAGTAACGAGTAATGAGTAAAAATATTTACTTATTACTTATTACTCATTACTCATTACTCCAAAGCCGTGCTAGAAGCACGGGGCTTTAAACCCATTTTTTCGGTAATTGCTTTGTTATTTTTGCGTTCATGGTACAGAAGCCACTAGATTAACCATATCAGCGTTTTAAATCTCGTTCCCAGTCAGTCTCCGACTGCGAATGCTCGTCGTTGAGGCTCCGCCTCCCTTACTAGCGGCAGAGCCACTTTTGAGTTGCATTTCCCGACTCTGGCTGCTGAAAACGAGGTTTTAAAGGAGTTTCAGCTTAAGTTGACACTAATTAGCAATGCTGTGCCCTATTGTGTATTGCATCCAAACGAGAACAGCTATACACCCTTTTGTCAACTAGCAGCTTTTAAAGCTGCTTCTGCTTGGGAGTGTAACAACAAACCATATTCCAAACCCTCCACCACCGCTTGATAGGAAGCCGCCAAAATATTGTTAGAAACCCCTACCGTCGTCCAGCGTTGACGACCATTACCTGACTCTACTAACACACGAGTTTTGGCCGCAGTACCCGTATGCCCATCGAGAATCCGCACTTTGTAATCTGTCAAATCAAAGGTTGCGATTTGGGGATAAAAGTTTACCAAAGCCTTGCGTAAAGCTGCATCCA
This Nostoc sp. C052 DNA region includes the following protein-coding sequences:
- a CDS encoding aminotransferase class V-fold PLP-dependent enzyme, whose protein sequence is MTDILAMGANIKQEAAKLSLLSENFDSFWDKEISPLFTEESLSFKVKTLNGNNVKYVNLDNGATTTPFATVKQHIDEMLDTYGSVHRGSGQKSIITTREYDASRNIIRDFVGSSLDNYVIFAKNTTEAINGAATLWAKKPGKILVSDIEHSSNLLPWVTRDEVVQYRTQPDGSVSVAEIEDIFKAHQNLPEAEQIKLVTITGASTITGYRPPIYEIAALAHRYGAKIFADVCQLIQHERVDMRADDDPCHLDFVAFSGHKMYAPYGTGVLLGPKEFFDSSYPYQIGGGNLPYITRNLEIKRFYTERAHDPGTPNAMGAIAIAKAIEIIEAVGRDRIAQYEHSLVEFTYTRLGMITGVKMHIPGDNLAHVIPFDIDGFDGRLVAEILAQEYGIGVRAGAFCTYEYIRKLKNISDEQDSEIAQEVDRGITRNIPSIIRASFAVYNTLEDCDRFINAIAQIAKNGLAHYLPNYTQDQITGVWTAINS
- a CDS encoding NAD(P)/FAD-dependent oxidoreductase encodes the protein MREILYLEIPTPDMATVRSWLQTDFELGNGEKLLTSEGFRLKIPSATTPAGKALSENLPAELSVFVWSVQRTTYLKVFRWAEQPFPGEGQILRHLTKEIRSRFPHHYPEPPAIDLSQQSIFATLSSAYPLTVKYFQKMPNGEYDLTRAYWWEQRWREGVRNPQQPRQVVFSGKGDWGLRTGDWEKDHPNTQSPVPNPHYDIIYIGGALGAIHAALMAKLGYKVLLVERMPFGRMNREWNISRDEIQSLVNLGLVTPAELETIIAREYKDGFNKFFDANNPAKLRSPVLHTPTVLNLGLDSEKWLQMCGQKLQAAGGEIWDETEFIRADIDISQVILKVKHLPSQIEKQVSGRLLIDAMGTASPIAWQLNGGRAFDSVCPTVGAAIESGFEPGVWDSQYGDVLYSHGDISRGRQLIWELFPGAGDELTIYLFHYHEVNAENPGSLLEMYEDFFTILPEYRRCDMDKLVWKKPTFGYIPGHFSIGSSDRTVAFDRLMAIGDAASLQSPLVFTGFGSLVRNLERLTTLLDIALKHDLLSFRHLNQIRAYQSNVSVTWLFSKGMMVPTGKFLPPQRINAMLNTFFGLLADEPLEVADNFIKDKCDWLTFNRLALKAARKNPALLLWIWELAGPRDLVRWLGSYFNFGRHALVSALLSPWFEGFLNRVGFWLEPRNPGLWLWLLAINYAIATGKPRSRSQVVKTNPEAIIPKSEARISH